A window from Cryptomeria japonica chromosome 1, Sugi_1.0, whole genome shotgun sequence encodes these proteins:
- the LOC131057653 gene encoding ATP-dependent 6-phosphofructokinase 2, with protein sequence MDTIGLRRPLAVENLNFDELVISSPGQKRIQSIPHLREYAEGLPSFANPLMHNQYFNPIEGFFVSEADMVMENIAIDLNTIGSETQILYHRAGPRSKVCFSPHEVKAAIVTCGGLCPGQNTVIRELVCGLWFQYGVRDIKGIKSGYRGFYSSKPVDLFPKLVHDWHKRGGTLLETSRGGFDLKKIVDAIEDHGFNQVYIIGGDGTMRGAVKIFEEVRTRKLRICIAGIPKTVDNDVAIIDRSFGFQTAVETAQDAINAGHVEAQSATNGVGLVKLMGRNTGHIALHSTLGSRDVDCCLIPENLFYLEGEGGLFEFLEQRLAENGHFVLVVAEGAGQDLIPRTPEEKEKRDESGNPIFLDVGPWLNNELKQWWKKHHPDELFTVKYIDPTYMIRAVPANATDNTYCTLLAHSCIHGVMAGYTGFVVGPINGNYAYIPLVRVASTQNFVNINDHKWAWVRSVTNQPEFSKITKSRKAD encoded by the coding sequence ATGGATACGATTGGATTGAGGAGGCCATTGGCAGTAGAAAATCTCAATTTTGATGAACTAGTCATCAGTTCTCCTGGCCAAAAGAGAATCCAGAGCATACCCCATTTGAGAGAGTATGCAGAGGGTTTACCTAGTTTTGCAAACCCTTTGATGCATAATCAGTATTTTAACCCCATTGAGGGGTTTTTTGTGAGTGAGGCTGATATGGTCATGGAGAACATAGCCATAGACTTAAACACAATAGGATCAGAGACCCAGATACTGTATCATAGGGCAGGGCCTAGGTCTAAGGTTTGTTTCAGCCCCCATGAGGTCAAAGCTGCCATTGTCACATGTGGAGGGCTCTGCCCTGGGCAAAATACAGTTATAAGAGAGCTTGTATGTGGGCTGTGGTTTCAGTATGGAGTGAGGGATATCAAGGGGATTAAGTCTGGTTATAGAGGATTTTATTCATCAAAGCCTGTGGATCTGTTTCCTAAGTTAGTGCACGATTGGCACAAGAGAGGTGGTACACTTCTCGAAACTTCAAGGGGAGGGTTTGATCTGAAGAAGATAGTGGATGCAATTGAGGATCATGGGTTTAACCAGGTTTATATTATTGGTGGGGATGGGACCATGAGGGGTGCCGTGAAGATTTTTGAGGAGGTTCGGACAAGGAAGCTCAGGATTTGCATTGCAGGGATTCCTAAGACCGTGGATAATGATGTGGCGATCATTGACAGATCTTTTGGCTTTCAGACAGCGGTTGAGACAGCACAAGATGCTATCAATGCAGGACATGTTGAGGCACAGAGTGCAACCAATGGGGTGGGGCTAGTCAAGTTGATGGGACGTAATACAGGGCACATTGCACTTCATTCCACGTTGGGTAGCAGGGATGTGGATTGCTGCCTTATACCTGAGAACCTATTTTATCTTGAAGGAGAAGGGGGATTGTTCGAGTTTTTGGAGCAGCGATTGGCGGAGAATGGGCATTTTGTGCTTGTTGTTGCAGAGGGAGCTGGACAGGATTTGATTCCAAGGACCCCTGAGGAAAAGGAGAAGAGGGATGAATCAGGAAATCCCATCTTTTTGGATGTTGGGCCATGGCTCAACAATGAGctgaagcagtggtggaagaaacaTCACCCCGATGAGCTCTTCACTGTGAAATATATTGATCCAACCTACATGATCCGAGCTGTGCCGGCCAATGCTACTGATAATACCTACTGCACTCTCCTAGCTCATTCTTGCATACATGGTGTCATGGCAGGCTACACGGGATTTGTTGTAGGACCTATCAATGGGAATTATGCCTACATTCCCTTGGTTCGGGTGGCTTCTACTCAAAACTTTGTGAATATCAATGATCACAAATGGGCGTGGGTGAGGTCGGTTACCAATCAACCAGAGTTTTCAAAGATCACAAAGTCTCGTAAGGCAGATTGA